From the genome of Desulfovibrio sp. JY:
TTGGCCTGGAGAAAGATCCTGGCTCGCGCGATGCCGCGCCGGGCCAGCGCGCTGTAAAAGCCCAGGCGCATGCAGCCGCCGGGACGCAACAGGGTGAGCAACACGCGCCAGCCGGCGAACGGGTCGCCCAGATGGTGCAGCACGCCGGACGCCTCGATGACGTCGAAACTGCGGTCGAGCACGCCAAGGCGTAGGATGTCGGCCTGGGCGAAGGCGATGTTTTTCGCCCCGGCCTGGGCCGCCTTGCGTTTGGCGTAGCCAAGGCTGGCGAGGCTCAAATCCAGGGCCGTGACGTCCGCGCCGCGAAAGCGCCGGGCCGTCTCCAGGGCGTGCTGGCCCGTGCCGCAGCCGGCCACCAGCACGTCGAGGCGGTCGTCGCGGCCAAGGGGTGTGTAGGCGGCCAGCGGAAAGCGGCGGCGCATGAAGGCGTCGAAGGCCACGGGCGCATCCACCGGCGCGACCCGCACCCAGCGCGGATAGGGGTTTTCCTCGTACTGCCGGCGCACCCGCAGCGACACCTCGTCGTCGATGGGCGTGAGCCGTTCCATGGATTCCCGAAGCTGTGCCTCGATGGCCGGCTGGCGCACCTGCTGGTCGATGACGGCGGCCAGGGGCTCGGGCCAGTCGCGGCCGGGCAGCCGGTCGGCTCCGGTAAGCGCGCCGAGCAGGCCGTAGGCCCCGACGGCCGCCAGCCACAGGGCCGGCACCGGCCGGTCGTCGGTGAGGGCCTCTTCCAGGGCCCGGCCGAGAGCCTCGGCTTGCTCCGCTTCCGCCGCCGACAGGGCGAAGGCGTATTCGTTGATGCAGCACTGCCGGGCCAGGGCGGCGTAAAAGGCCAGTCCGGCCGGCTCGGCGAGGTCGTCCGGCGGCGTCTGGGCCGCGGTGGCGAGCAGCGCTCCCCGGGCCAGGGTCAAAAAGCGCTCCATCTCCACGGTGGGCACGGGCGCGGCCGTCAGGAGCCGGGGCAGCAGCGGATGGGCGGCCAGCCCGGCAACACCGGCCGGGGCGAAGAGCGCGGCCGCGGGCACGGGATCGGGCCAGGCCGCGACCGCCCGGCGCAGGCATGGTCCGACTTCCGGATCGTGCTCCAGCACGCGCGCCGCCGGTCCGGCCAGCATCTCCGGCCGGTCCCAGGGCCCGGCCAGGGCCCGGCCCAGGATTTCCCGGCCGGCCGCGTCCAGCTTCCAGGGCGGCAGCCGGCGCAGGCAGGCGCAGAAAAGCCGCCTGGCTTCGAGGTCTTCTCCCACGGCCAGGGAGTGCATGACCAATTCCATGGCCTGGGCCGGATCGGCTCCCTGGGCGAGCAGACAGCCGGCGAGCAGGTCCAGGGCCTCGGGCTGGTCCGGGCGCAGGTGCAGGGCGGCCCTGGCGCAGGAGGCCGCTTCGCCGTGCAAGCCCAGATCGGCCAGGATCATGCCCCGGCTGATTTGGGCAAAGACGTACTGGGGATCGGCGGTCAGGGCCTGGTCGTAGCAGGCCAGAGCCTCCTCCAACCGGCCGCGCGCCTTGAGCGTGTTGCCGAGATTGTAGTGGGCCTTGGCATGGCCGGGATCGAGGGCTATGGCGCGACGGTAGTTTCGGGCCGCCTCCTCGTGGCGACCGGCGGCCTCCAGGGCGGCGCCCCGGTTGGTCAGGGCGGCGACCGAGTCGGGGGCCAGGGCCAGGGCCTCATCGTAGCAGGCAAGGGCGGCCTCGAGATCGCCGGTGTCGGCCAGGGCGACTCCGAGATTGGTCCGGATGTCCGCGACGTCGGGGGCCAGCGAGACGGCCCGGGTCAGGCGCGTCACGGCTCCGGCCGCGTCGCCCCGGGTCAGGCGCAGGGTGCCGGTGACGCTGAAACCGAAGACGTCGTGCGGCAGTTGCCGGGTCAGGGCGTCGGCGCGGCGTTCGGCGTCGGCGCGGCTGCCGGCGTGAATAAGCGCCACGATGGCCAGTTTTTCCTCGCGGACCGGATCCAGGCTTGCGGGGGGAGCCTCCTCGGACATGCGCATACTGACCTCCGGGGTTAGGGAGTTCCGGTCACGATTATCAGAAATCGCGGTCGCCACCAAGGCGTTTTCGCGACCGGCCGGGTGGCGTGGGGCGCTTTACGCTTCTTCCCGACTGCGATAGCTTGGGAAATGGCGGCGTGTCGGCCGGTGCCCCCACGGTGGGTTTCGGGGGGCGGCGGCCGGGCGTCCGGATTCCCCGGTGGATTATAATTACCGGAAAACAAAGGAGGTATCGGGCATGGCGGTATTTCACTGCAAAAACGCGGACGATGTGCTGCGGGCCGTGAAGGATTACAACGTTTCGTTTATCCAGTTCTGGTTCATCGATGTTCTGGGCGTGCTCAAAAGCTTCCAGATTACGCCCCGTGAACTTGAAAACGCCTTCGAGGAGGGCATGGGCTTCGACGGCTCCTCCATCACGGGGTTCACCAAAATCCAGGAATCGGACATGGTGGCCTTTCCCGATCCGGCCACCTTCCAGCTTGTCGCCTGGCGGCCCTCCGACCGTCCGGTGGCCAGGCTTTTTTGCGACGTGAAAAATCCTGACGGTACGCCCTTTGCCGCCGACTCCCGCTACGTGCTCAAGCGGATGGTCAAAAAAGCCGCCGACCTCGGCTTCACCTATTACGTGGGGCCGGAACTGGAATTTTTTCTGTTCGCCAATTCGACCCAGCCGCAGATCCTGGACTACGGCGGCTATTTCGACGCCCCGCCGCGCGATCTGGCCAACGATGTGCGCCGCGACATCAATTTCGCCCTGGAATCCATGGGCGTGGCCGTGGAGTACAGCCACCACGAGGTGGCCCCGAGCCAGCACGAGATCGACCTGCGCTACCAGGAAGGCCTCCTCATGGCCGACTACGCCCAGACCTACCGGGTGGTGGTTAAGGAGATCGCCCGCAAGCACGGCTGCTACGCCACCTTCATGCCCAAACCGCTTTTCGGGGAAAACGGCTCGGGCATGCATTGCCACCAGTCGCTTTTCCGGGGCTCGAAAAACGCCTTCTACGACGCCTCCGACGTCTACCACCTGTCGGCCGAGGCCAAGAGCTACATCGCGGGACTGCTGCGCCATGCCCCGGAATTCGCGCTTATCACCAACCAGTGGGTCAACTCCTACAAGCGGCTGGTGCCGGGCTACGAAGCCCCGGTCTACATCGCCTGGGCCCGGCGCAACCGTTCGGCGCTCATCCGGGTGCCCATGTACAAGCCGGGCAAGGAAGCGGCCACGCGCATCGAGCTGCGAAGCCCGGACCCGGCCTGCAACCTCTACCTGTGCTTCGCGGCCATGCTCGGCGCGGGGCTCAAGGGTATCGAGGAAGGCTACGAGCTGGCTCCGCCCATCGAGGAGAACATCTTCAAGATGACCGAGGAGGAAATGGCGGCCAAGGGCATTTCCTCGTTGCCGGGCAGCCTGCGCGAGGCCGTGGACCATCTGGAAAAAAGCGAACTCATGCGCGAAGTGCTCGGCGACCACCTGCACGCGGCGCTGCTCGAAAACAAGAAGGCCGAATGGGACGCCTACCGGACCCAGGTCACGGAATGGGAAATCGAGCGCTACCTGCCGATTTTGTAGCCGTGTCGCATGGCTTCAAGGCCGCCTTCGGGCGGCCTTTTTTTTTGCCTTGGCGGCGGCCGGGGCGGGGTTTGGCGCGGATTGCGCGGCCTGTTATCCCGTTGGGACGCGCCGTTGGCGTCGTTTGCGGCAAAATGTCAAAATTGTGATTTTTTACTTGCAAGGAAAGGCGCTCTATGCAAGATATTCCCTGTTTTTATTGGGAGTACGGAGCTCCATTGCGCGTAAGCAATATATTTCATTTTTGTGCGAAGAGGGACCGGATAGCGCCAAATCTGTAGGAAGGAAAAAAACCTGTTTTTTTAATTTCCTTAAATTCCAAGCTAGTACCGTGTGGCCTCGGATTTGCAAATCGTGCTCGGGGCCGAGGAGAGCGGTCCCGGGCACGTCATTGGGTTTCGGCGGCTGGCAAGCCGAAAAAATTCATCAAACTTTTTGAAGAAGGGGGGTTTATGGCACACAGACGGAATCTCTACAAAATGGGCGCGATCGCGGCTCTGGCCGTTTTGGCCCTGCCCGCGCTGGCCCTGGCCCAGGAAGAGGCCGCCAAGCCCGAGTTTCTGTCCATCATGAACGGCAACACCATGTGGACGCTCGTGGCCGCCACGCTGGTCATGTTCATGCAGGCCGGCTTCGCCATGGTCGAAACGGGCCTGACCCGGGCGAAAAACGCCGGCAACATTCTCATGAAGAACATGTTCGACTTCGCCGCCGGCTCCATCGCCTTTTTCCTGATCGGCTACGCCCTGATGTTCGGCGACGACATCGGCGGCTTCCTCGGCTTCTCCAACTTCGGCCTGTCCCACGCCAATACCGCCTCCGCCGACGGCCTGTGGAACTACACCTACTGGTTCTTCCAGTGCGTGTTCGCCGCCACCGCCGTCACCATCGTCTCCGGCGCCATTGCCGAACGTACCAAATTCATGGCCTATCTGTTCGTCAGCGTCGTGGTCACCGCGCTGATCTACCCCATCTCCGGCCACTGGATCTGGGGCGGCGGCTGGCTGTCCAAGTTCGACGCGCCCATGATCGACTTCGCCGGCTCCACCGTGGTCCACTCCGTGGGCGGTTGGATCGCCCTGGCCGGCGCCATGCTCATGGGACCGCGCATCGGCAAATACACCGCCGACGGCGTCTCCCGGGCCATCCAGGGCCATAACCTGCCCCTGGTCGCCCTTGGCGTCTTCATCCTCTGGTTCGGCTGGTTCGGGTTCAACCCCGGCTCCACCACCGCCGCCACCGGCAACATCGGCCTCATCGCCGTGACCACCAACCTGGCCGCCTGCGCCGCTGCGCTGACCGCCATGATGACGTCCTGGATCCGCTACGGCAAACCCGACGTCTCCATGTCCCTTAACGGCGTCCTGGCCGGTCTGGTCGCCATCACCGCCGGCTGCGCCAACGTCTCGCCCATGGGCGCCATCATCATCGGGCTTTGCGCCGGCATCCTGGTGGTCCTGTCCGTCGAATTCATCGACAAGGTCCTCAAGATCGACGACCCGGTCGGCGCCATCTCCGTGCACGGCGTGTGCGGCGCCTTCGGCACCCTGATGGTGGGCCTGCTCGCCAGCCCCGATTTCGGCGGCGTGGCCGGCCTGCTCTACGGCGGCGGCATGGCCCAGTTCATCACCCAGGTCATCGGCGTGGGCGCGGTGTTCATCTGGGCCTTTGGCACCGGTTTCATCACCTTCTCCCTGCTCAAGGCCACCATCGGCATCCGGGTCACCGAGGAAGAAGAGCTCAAGGGGCTCGACATCACCGAGCACGGCTCCGAGGCCTACAGCGGCTTCCAGATCTTCATCACCGAGTAAGCACGGGACATTGGGAGATTATATATGAAACTCGTCATCGCCTATTTTCGGCCTGAAATACTCAATGCCGTCAAGCAGGCCCTGTACGCCAAGGGCATTCACGGCATGTCCGTCACCAACATTGCCGGCTGCGGCCGCCAGAAGGGCTACACCGAGCAGTATCGCGGCGTCATCGTCGAGGTGAACCTGCTTAAGAAAGTGCGCCTGGAAGTCGCCTGCGCCGATGGCAAGGTCACCGACGTCATGGACGCCATCTCCGCCGGAGCCAAGACCGGCAAGGAAGGCGACGGCATGATCTTCGTCCAGGACATCTGCGACGCCCGCCGCATCCGTACCGGCGAGACCGGCAACGGCATCCTGGGCTAGCTTCTTCCCGCCCGGTCGGGAACAACCCGGAAACAAGGCCCCTGCCGCATGCGGCAGGGGCCTTTTGCGTGGCCGCGGACTGGAACGCCGCCGGCAACGGGCTGGCCCTGGCAGCATGGTGCGGGACCTTGCCCGGCGATGCCGCCCTGGCCGCTGTCGCAACGGGCCATGCCCCCCGCGCGCGTTGGTTTACGCCGCCATTGGAACCTGCTAATGCCTGCTCTGTAGGATTAGGTTGCGACAATTCTTCCTTTGGATGCAAGTCTCCTTGAAAAAGAAAAAACTTCTCGTGTTCTTGGCGTGCGGCGGCATCGTACTGCTGTCGGTGCTGGCCCTGTATTACAAGCAGGGCTGGAATGCCGCCGATGGGCAGTTGCGGGAAATCGCGCACAACGTCGATACCGTGAACTCGGTGATCAAGGACCTTCGCGGGTTGTATGCGCGCGGACGGGCCGATGTCATATTACGGCAGATCCAGTCCCAGCACGGCGACCTGCTTATCGTGTTTGGCGACAGCATCGTCGAACAGATGTTTTTCCCGGAAATATCCGGCTACAATGTCCTCAATGCCGGCATTTCCGGGGCCAGGGCGCTCGATGCCAAGCCGTTTCTGCAAAAACTCCTGGCCCTCTCCCATGGCCCCCTGGTCGTCCTGGCCATGGGCACCAACGACGCGCTCGACCAGCATGCGGCCAGCCCGGAGCAATTCGCCGCCGGATACGAGGATCTGGCCCGAACGATCCTGGCCAGCGGGCGCAAGCTCGTCCTGGTCACCGTGCCGCCCATGGAGCCGGGAAAGGCCGCATCCAGCCAGCTCAACGGCGACCGCCTCAAGGCCTACAATGCCGTCATCCGGGACGTCGGCCGGCGCACCGGAGCCGTGGTGGCCGACGTGGACGCCGCGCTGACCAAACGCCAGGCCGGCCGCACGGAATCGTTCACCCTGGACGGCGTGCACCTCGACGCCGGAGCCGCCGCCGTCTGGCGCGACACCGTCTACGCCGCCATCCGCCGACAGCTCGGCGGCTGAGGCCGGGCGCGTTCCCCTCCCCCATGAAAGGACGCGGGATGCGGACCTCTCCGGCTTGACAGTAGAGCCTGCCGGCGCGCATGTTGGCGAAACTGGAGGGGCTTCCATGGATGCGCCCGGTCCTGGCGAGAAGCGGCATTTCCGACAATTTTGCGATGCGCTCCCCGAGGCGGCCATGCTCGTGGACGCCGCCGGCCGGGTTTGCCATGCCAATGCCGGGGCTCTGCGTCTTTTCGGCAACGTGTGCGGCCACTCCTGTCCCCTGCCCGGGCCGGCGGAGCCGGGGGCCGATTGGGAATGGGCCAACGGGACGCGCCTGTACCGCATCCGGCGCATCCGGCTGGTGGCTGCCGACGGCGGCCTTTTCTTCCTGGATTGGATACAGGACGCCTCCGAACTGGCGACGTTTCGGACCCAACTCGCCCGCTGCCAGCGACAGTTCTCGGCCGTCGTCGACAACCTCATGGAAGGCGTGGTCATCGCGGTCAGGGGCAAGCTGGTCTACGTCAATCCCTTCATGGAGCGGCTGACGGGCCACGATGCGGCCACCTTGTGTGCCCGCCCCTTCACCGAGTTCCTCCACGAAGAGGACCGTGCCGGTGTCCTCGGGAACCACACGCGGCGGCTGGCCGGCCAGTCCGCGCCCCCGGGCCAGGTTTTCCGCATCGTGACGCGAAGCGGCGGCATCCGCTGGGTGCAGGCCGTTTCGGCCCGCATCGAGTGGGAGGATGCGCCGGCCTCCGTCAGCCTGTTGTTCGACATCACCAGCCAACGCCAGGCCCAGTTGACCCTGGCCGACCTCGTCCGTGACCAGGATTCCCGCATCGCCAGCCGCACCGCCAGCCTGCGCGAGGCCAACCGCACCCTGGAAGCCGCCAACGAAAGACTTTCCCGCGAGATCGAGGAGCACGAGCGCACCGCCCGCAAACTCATCACCGCCCGCAGGAAGGCCAACCAGGCATCCAAGGCCAAGTCCATATTCCTGGCCAACATGAGCCACGAGATCAGAACGCCCTTAAACGTCATCCTGGGCATGGCCGATCTGGCCCTGAGGCCGGACAGCCAGGGGCAGGTGGACCACGTGCGGGCGCTCGAGATGATCCGCGAGGCCGGCGCGTCCCTGCGCACGCTCCTTGGCGACCTGCTCGACCTGTCCCGCATCGAGGCCGGCCGGCTCGATCTCGAGGCCATCCCCTTTTCCCCGGGCCGGGTCCTGGACGCCGCTCTGGCGGGGCATGCGGTGTTGGCCGCGCGCCAGGGGCTGGCGCTTGCGGCCCATGTCGCCGCGGACGTGCCGGAAACCCTCATCGGCGATCCCGGCCGGCTCGGGCAGGTGCTCGGCAATCTGATCGGCAATGCCCTCAAATTCACGCCTTCGGGGCGCATCGACGTGTCCGTGCGTCGGGAAGACGCTTGCACGGGGGACGCCTGCCGTGACCGGGAGTCGGTGAGCCTGCTCTTTTCCGTGCGCGACACCGGGGTGGGCATCGATCCGGAGAAGAAAGAGGCCATTTTTCAAAGCTTCCGCCAGGCCGACGAGTCCATCAACCGGCAGTACGGGGGCACGGGCCTGGGGCTGGCCATCTGCCGCCGCCTGGTCGGCCTGCTTGGCGGCCGCATCTGGGTCGGCAGCCAACCGGGGGAGGGCAGCGAGTTTTCCTTCACCGCCCGCTTCGCCCTGCCGCGCGCGGGGGAGGTCTCCGCGTCGGAGGATACGGCCGCGACGTGCCAGACCACGATGCCTCCGCAGCCGTTGCCGCCCCTGGACATCCTGCTGGCCGAGGATTCGGCGCTTTCCGCGGAAATGCTCATGGCGTTCCTTATCCCCCGGGGGCACCGCGTCACCCGGGTGGGCAATGGCCGGGAAGCCTTGGATGCCCTGGCCATGGGCCGCTTCGATCTCGTGCTCATGGATATTCGCATGCCGGTCATGGACGGCCTGGCCGCCACCCGGGCCATCCGGGACGGGCAGGTGGAAGGGTGCGACCCGGGGTTGCCCATTCTGGCCCTGACCGCCCACGGAGCCATCGAGGACCGGGAGCGCATCCTGGCGGCCGGGGCCACGGATTATCTGTCCAAGCCCGTCAATCTGGACCGGCTGCTCGCGGTCATGGCCAAGGTGATGTCAGGGCAGGGCGGCTTGGCGCCGCAAGCGGCCGGGCTCGCGCCCCAGGCTGGGGAGGGGACGGGGGATGGCGAGGCCGGGGAGGTCCCGTTCGATGCCGGACGCGCCGAGGCCCTGGACAACCTCGGCGGCGACCGGGATCTCTACGAGCGGCTTGTCGCCGTTTTCTTGCGGGATACGCCGGACGACCTGGAGCGGTTGCGGGCGGCCCTCGACGGCGGCGACACGGAGACCACGGTCCTTGTCGCCCATGCGCTCAAGGGCAACGCCGCCGTGGTCGGGGCAAGCCCGGCCTCGGCCCGGGCCAGGGCGCTGGAGCATGCCGCCCGCCAGGGACAAACGGAAGCGTTGCCGGTCCTCTACGAGCCCTTGGCGGCGGCGTTCGGCCGGGCCCTCGACGGATTTGCCGCCGAGGGGATCGAGCCGGCGGCGTCCTAGGCCGGGGCGGCTGGTTCTCCTTTATCCGCCAAGGGCCTGGGCCACGGTTTCGAGCACCGTCTGGGCGCGAAGCGGCTTGGCCAGGGTGAATTTCGCGCCGTAGCTTCTGGCCCACCCCAGCGTCTCGGTATCGGTGAACGTACTGCCGGCGCTCATGGCCACAAGCGGCAGCTGCGGGCGCATCTCCAGCAGTTCCTTGATGGTGGCGAGCCCTTCCTTGCCGGGCATGAAGATGTCCACAAAGGCCAGGTCGGCCGGGGTTTCCCGGAAGGCCGCCACGGCGACGTTGCCGTCGGCCGCCTCCGTGACCGTGTGCCCGGCTTTTTCCAGAATGTCG
Proteins encoded in this window:
- a CDS encoding tetratricopeptide repeat protein, producing MRMSEEAPPASLDPVREEKLAIVALIHAGSRADAERRADALTRQLPHDVFGFSVTGTLRLTRGDAAGAVTRLTRAVSLAPDVADIRTNLGVALADTGDLEAALACYDEALALAPDSVAALTNRGAALEAAGRHEEAARNYRRAIALDPGHAKAHYNLGNTLKARGRLEEALACYDQALTADPQYVFAQISRGMILADLGLHGEAASCARAALHLRPDQPEALDLLAGCLLAQGADPAQAMELVMHSLAVGEDLEARRLFCACLRRLPPWKLDAAGREILGRALAGPWDRPEMLAGPAARVLEHDPEVGPCLRRAVAAWPDPVPAAALFAPAGVAGLAAHPLLPRLLTAAPVPTVEMERFLTLARGALLATAAQTPPDDLAEPAGLAFYAALARQCCINEYAFALSAAEAEQAEALGRALEEALTDDRPVPALWLAAVGAYGLLGALTGADRLPGRDWPEPLAAVIDQQVRQPAIEAQLRESMERLTPIDDEVSLRVRRQYEENPYPRWVRVAPVDAPVAFDAFMRRRFPLAAYTPLGRDDRLDVLVAGCGTGQHALETARRFRGADVTALDLSLASLGYAKRKAAQAGAKNIAFAQADILRLGVLDRSFDVIEASGVLHHLGDPFAGWRVLLTLLRPGGCMRLGFYSALARRGIARARIFLQAKGYTATAESMRRCRQELLRLPPDDPLRQVLLCDFFSLSGCRDMLFHVCEHTTNLLELKSFLHDNGLRLLGFDIDTAPLEAYRKLHPSDQPATDLSNWNTFEQQYPDTFLEMYQFWVQKKKRATA
- a CDS encoding glutamine synthetase family protein, with translation MAVFHCKNADDVLRAVKDYNVSFIQFWFIDVLGVLKSFQITPRELENAFEEGMGFDGSSITGFTKIQESDMVAFPDPATFQLVAWRPSDRPVARLFCDVKNPDGTPFAADSRYVLKRMVKKAADLGFTYYVGPELEFFLFANSTQPQILDYGGYFDAPPRDLANDVRRDINFALESMGVAVEYSHHEVAPSQHEIDLRYQEGLLMADYAQTYRVVVKEIARKHGCYATFMPKPLFGENGSGMHCHQSLFRGSKNAFYDASDVYHLSAEAKSYIAGLLRHAPEFALITNQWVNSYKRLVPGYEAPVYIAWARRNRSALIRVPMYKPGKEAATRIELRSPDPACNLYLCFAAMLGAGLKGIEEGYELAPPIEENIFKMTEEEMAAKGISSLPGSLREAVDHLEKSELMREVLGDHLHAALLENKKAEWDAYRTQVTEWEIERYLPIL
- a CDS encoding ammonium transporter, encoding MAHRRNLYKMGAIAALAVLALPALALAQEEAAKPEFLSIMNGNTMWTLVAATLVMFMQAGFAMVETGLTRAKNAGNILMKNMFDFAAGSIAFFLIGYALMFGDDIGGFLGFSNFGLSHANTASADGLWNYTYWFFQCVFAATAVTIVSGAIAERTKFMAYLFVSVVVTALIYPISGHWIWGGGWLSKFDAPMIDFAGSTVVHSVGGWIALAGAMLMGPRIGKYTADGVSRAIQGHNLPLVALGVFILWFGWFGFNPGSTTAATGNIGLIAVTTNLAACAAALTAMMTSWIRYGKPDVSMSLNGVLAGLVAITAGCANVSPMGAIIIGLCAGILVVLSVEFIDKVLKIDDPVGAISVHGVCGAFGTLMVGLLASPDFGGVAGLLYGGGMAQFITQVIGVGAVFIWAFGTGFITFSLLKATIGIRVTEEEELKGLDITEHGSEAYSGFQIFITE
- a CDS encoding P-II family nitrogen regulator, translated to MKLVIAYFRPEILNAVKQALYAKGIHGMSVTNIAGCGRQKGYTEQYRGVIVEVNLLKKVRLEVACADGKVTDVMDAISAGAKTGKEGDGMIFVQDICDARRIRTGETGNGILG
- a CDS encoding SGNH/GDSL hydrolase family protein, giving the protein MKKKKLLVFLACGGIVLLSVLALYYKQGWNAADGQLREIAHNVDTVNSVIKDLRGLYARGRADVILRQIQSQHGDLLIVFGDSIVEQMFFPEISGYNVLNAGISGARALDAKPFLQKLLALSHGPLVVLAMGTNDALDQHAASPEQFAAGYEDLARTILASGRKLVLVTVPPMEPGKAASSQLNGDRLKAYNAVIRDVGRRTGAVVADVDAALTKRQAGRTESFTLDGVHLDAGAAAVWRDTVYAAIRRQLGG
- a CDS encoding response regulator, with the translated sequence MDAPGPGEKRHFRQFCDALPEAAMLVDAAGRVCHANAGALRLFGNVCGHSCPLPGPAEPGADWEWANGTRLYRIRRIRLVAADGGLFFLDWIQDASELATFRTQLARCQRQFSAVVDNLMEGVVIAVRGKLVYVNPFMERLTGHDAATLCARPFTEFLHEEDRAGVLGNHTRRLAGQSAPPGQVFRIVTRSGGIRWVQAVSARIEWEDAPASVSLLFDITSQRQAQLTLADLVRDQDSRIASRTASLREANRTLEAANERLSREIEEHERTARKLITARRKANQASKAKSIFLANMSHEIRTPLNVILGMADLALRPDSQGQVDHVRALEMIREAGASLRTLLGDLLDLSRIEAGRLDLEAIPFSPGRVLDAALAGHAVLAARQGLALAAHVAADVPETLIGDPGRLGQVLGNLIGNALKFTPSGRIDVSVRREDACTGDACRDRESVSLLFSVRDTGVGIDPEKKEAIFQSFRQADESINRQYGGTGLGLAICRRLVGLLGGRIWVGSQPGEGSEFSFTARFALPRAGEVSASEDTAATCQTTMPPQPLPPLDILLAEDSALSAEMLMAFLIPRGHRVTRVGNGREALDALAMGRFDLVLMDIRMPVMDGLAATRAIRDGQVEGCDPGLPILALTAHGAIEDRERILAAGATDYLSKPVNLDRLLAVMAKVMSGQGGLAPQAAGLAPQAGEGTGDGEAGEVPFDAGRAEALDNLGGDRDLYERLVAVFLRDTPDDLERLRAALDGGDTETTVLVAHALKGNAAVVGASPASARARALEHAARQGQTEALPVLYEPLAAAFGRALDGFAAEGIEPAAS
- a CDS encoding response regulator, coding for MARILVVDDAAITRTMLRDILEKAGHTVTEAADGNVAVAAFRETPADLAFVDIFMPGKEGLATIKELLEMRPQLPLVAMSAGSTFTDTETLGWARSYGAKFTLAKPLRAQTVLETVAQALGG